In Intestinibacillus sp. Marseille-P6563, a single genomic region encodes these proteins:
- a CDS encoding response regulator transcription factor: MRLLVAEDDPKLLKSLLHIFESNKFSVDGVSTGEDALAHGQSEEYDGLVMDIMMPGLDGIQVLKRLRKQGITTPALFLTARTEVSQRVEGLDAGADDYLPKPFSTIELLARVRAMLRRKETYLPDLLVFGPVTLNRSTYQLGFQDRLQTLSGKEFQILEMLMQTPATIIPTERFMTHMWGWDATVDTSVVWVHISNLRKKISALGAPVEIRFMRNAGYILEVKP, from the coding sequence ATGCGATTGTTGGTTGCAGAGGATGATCCCAAACTGCTCAAATCACTGCTTCACATTTTTGAAAGTAACAAATTCAGTGTCGACGGCGTATCGACAGGAGAAGATGCACTGGCCCATGGCCAGTCGGAAGAATACGATGGATTGGTGATGGATATTATGATGCCGGGCCTGGACGGCATTCAGGTTTTAAAGCGTTTGCGAAAGCAAGGCATTACGACACCGGCGTTATTTCTGACCGCGCGCACCGAGGTTTCCCAGCGGGTGGAAGGTTTGGATGCCGGCGCGGACGATTACCTGCCCAAGCCGTTTTCCACGATTGAATTGTTGGCGCGGGTCCGGGCGATGCTGCGCAGAAAAGAAACCTATTTGCCCGATTTGCTGGTGTTCGGACCCGTGACCTTGAACCGGTCCACCTATCAACTGGGCTTTCAAGACCGCTTGCAGACCTTGAGCGGCAAAGAATTTCAGATTTTAGAGATGCTCATGCAGACACCAGCGACCATCATTCCCACCGAGCGATTTATGACCCATATGTGGGGGTGGGATGCGACCGTGGATACCAGTGTGGTCTGGGTCCATATTTCCAATCTGCGCAAGAAAATCAGTGCACTGGGTGCACCGGTTGAAATTCGTTTTATGCGCAATGCGGGATATATTCTGGAGGTTAAGCCATGA
- a CDS encoding IclR family transcriptional regulator, protein MAQDQHRTTGRILDILEHLSVSEGGMTLTELSQTLGAPKSSLFPIVHTLEERRYLQQDLPTGRYALGASCLALGAAFSAERGMEDVFKVMKHVVAVCQETCQFGILDQGNVLYIGKEDSKQAIRMISWVGNRLPANATAIGKALLSGLGDDEVQALYSQGLPQLTEHTISDMQLLLSQLDAIRRGGIATECEESTAQLACWAVPLRFQGQVFAALSVSVPLFRCAEEKINEVCRCLREAQAEIEHLTDIPHFH, encoded by the coding sequence ATGGCACAGGATCAGCATCGCACAACGGGCCGCATCTTAGATATTCTTGAACACCTGTCGGTTTCGGAAGGTGGTATGACCCTGACAGAATTGTCGCAGACACTGGGAGCCCCCAAAAGCAGTCTGTTCCCCATTGTCCATACCTTAGAAGAACGCCGCTATTTGCAGCAGGACCTGCCTACCGGCCGGTATGCTCTGGGCGCAAGCTGTCTGGCACTGGGTGCTGCCTTCTCGGCAGAGCGTGGCATGGAGGATGTTTTCAAGGTCATGAAGCATGTGGTTGCGGTATGCCAGGAAACCTGTCAGTTTGGTATTTTGGACCAGGGCAATGTCCTGTATATTGGCAAAGAGGATTCCAAGCAGGCCATTCGGATGATCTCCTGGGTGGGCAACCGACTACCCGCCAACGCAACTGCGATTGGCAAGGCCCTGCTCAGCGGGCTTGGTGACGATGAGGTACAGGCTTTATATTCCCAGGGCCTTCCCCAACTGACCGAGCATACGATCTCGGATATGCAGCTTTTATTGTCCCAGCTGGATGCCATCCGCCGTGGCGGCATTGCGACAGAATGTGAAGAATCGACCGCACAGCTGGCGTGCTGGGCGGTACCGCTGCGGTTTCAAGGACAGGTCTTTGCTGCCCTGAGCGTATCGGTCCCTCTCTTCCGCTGTGCGGAAGAAAAAATCAATGAGGTTTGCCGCTGCCTGCGGGAAGCCCAAGCAGAAATTGAACATTTGACAGACATCCCGCACTTTCATTGA
- a CDS encoding lactate racemase domain-containing protein, whose translation MKTITDLIKNVPVPKMVKIREVFDNSHIAEEDIADTVQKELSRDALGGQIKPGMRIAITCGSRGIHHYQLMARAIVDFVKSKGAEPFIVAAMGSHGGATAEGQTQILADYGITEENMGCPIKSSMETVQVGLSGIRKQPVYVDKFAAEADGIILFNRIKPHTSFRGRYESGLMKMMAIGLGKQHGAESIHHQSPGIMHELVEEYGRTILENCPILGGIAIIENAYDETYLIRGLTPDEIITEEPKLRDLSYETIAHLLFDKCDVLVVDKIGKNISGDGMDPNISGRFVQPKYCSGGIDAEKVVILDLTDETHGNAQGIGLAEVTTRRLFNKMKLEMTYPTGVTNTFLHLMKIPMIMDNDREALQLALCCCPDAEDQNNMKMIRIPDTMHIEYIEISEGLLPLAQANPNIEILSEPYDLPFDEEGNLF comes from the coding sequence TTGAAAACAATCACTGATCTTATTAAAAATGTTCCGGTGCCCAAAATGGTGAAGATCCGGGAGGTATTCGACAACTCCCACATCGCCGAAGAGGACATTGCGGACACCGTACAAAAAGAACTGAGCCGTGACGCGCTCGGCGGACAGATCAAGCCCGGCATGCGCATTGCTATCACCTGCGGCAGCCGCGGCATCCATCACTACCAGCTGATGGCGCGTGCCATTGTCGATTTTGTTAAATCCAAGGGTGCTGAGCCGTTCATTGTAGCCGCCATGGGCAGCCACGGTGGCGCAACCGCCGAAGGCCAGACCCAGATCCTTGCCGACTATGGCATCACCGAGGAGAACATGGGCTGCCCCATCAAGAGCTCGATGGAAACCGTACAGGTCGGCCTGTCGGGTATCCGCAAGCAGCCGGTCTATGTGGATAAGTTCGCTGCTGAAGCGGACGGCATCATCCTGTTTAACCGCATCAAGCCGCACACCTCGTTCCGCGGCCGGTATGAAAGCGGTCTGATGAAGATGATGGCCATTGGTCTGGGCAAGCAGCACGGTGCGGAGAGCATCCATCACCAGAGCCCGGGGATCATGCACGAGCTGGTCGAAGAATACGGCCGCACGATTCTGGAAAACTGCCCCATTCTGGGCGGTATCGCCATCATCGAAAACGCTTACGACGAAACCTACCTCATCCGCGGCCTGACGCCCGATGAGATCATCACCGAAGAACCCAAGCTGCGCGACCTGTCCTATGAAACCATTGCACATCTGCTCTTTGACAAGTGCGATGTTCTGGTTGTGGACAAGATCGGCAAGAACATTTCGGGCGACGGCATGGACCCGAACATCTCCGGCCGTTTTGTACAGCCCAAGTACTGCTCGGGCGGCATCGATGCCGAGAAGGTCGTCATTCTGGACCTGACCGACGAGACCCATGGCAATGCACAGGGCATTGGCCTGGCTGAGGTCACCACCCGCCGGTTGTTCAATAAGATGAAGCTGGAAATGACCTATCCCACCGGCGTGACCAACACCTTCCTGCATCTGATGAAGATCCCCATGATTATGGACAACGACCGGGAAGCTTTGCAGCTGGCGCTGTGCTGCTGCCCGGATGCCGAGGATCAGAACAACATGAAGATGATCCGCATTCCCGACACCATGCACATTGAATACATCGAGATCTCGGAAGGTCTGTTGCCGCTGGCACAAGCCAATCCCAACATTGAGATCCTGTCCGAGCCTTACGACCTGCCCTTCGACGAAGAAGGCAACCTGTTCTGA
- a CDS encoding GntP family permease — MTSPGILIGALIGAIAIILVCIIALKLNAAIGMVIACLFMGLVGGLDLLTTASTISSGFGSMMTSIGLPVGFGTILGQLMSDSGAASVIADKLVSAFPEKRSIWGLSIAGFILSIPVFFDVTFIILIPIGITIASKINLKMCYVTGCLTIGATTAHCVVPPTPNPLAAADIFGFDLGIMLIVGLVVGFITVMISNFIYIKIHDRGIWNDEKDVNHSSNVAQELVAAHKAQDPNKPMPGMFASLLPIIIPVICILFGTLGGALFEEPPVICTFLGDKLIAMLLGTLGAYLVSLPYIGRDNFEKSAGEALKSAGVVLLITGAGGSFASVITATGIGDVIVGLLGTDTTSVLPAMFLAYGIGMIFRVAQGSGTVAGMTSMGIMATIAPAIGCHPVWIALACLSGGNSIGHVNDSGYWVATNMSGLTVTGGLKTYTLGSFISSVCIFVLAIIGALVIPL, encoded by the coding sequence ATGACAAGTCCCGGTATACTGATTGGCGCTCTGATCGGCGCAATCGCCATTATTCTCGTCTGTATTATTGCACTCAAACTCAACGCTGCGATCGGCATGGTCATCGCCTGCCTGTTTATGGGTCTGGTTGGCGGCCTGGATCTGCTCACCACAGCTTCCACCATTTCGTCCGGTTTCGGCAGCATGATGACCAGCATCGGTCTTCCGGTTGGCTTTGGTACCATACTCGGCCAGCTAATGAGTGACAGCGGCGCCGCCTCTGTCATTGCTGACAAACTGGTATCGGCTTTCCCGGAAAAGCGCTCCATCTGGGGCCTGAGCATTGCCGGTTTTATTCTGTCCATTCCGGTATTCTTTGACGTAACCTTCATTATTTTGATCCCGATCGGCATCACGATTGCCTCCAAGATCAATCTGAAGATGTGCTATGTCACCGGCTGCCTGACCATCGGTGCAACCACCGCGCACTGCGTTGTTCCGCCGACGCCCAACCCGCTCGCAGCGGCTGACATCTTTGGCTTTGACCTGGGCATCATGCTCATCGTCGGCCTGGTCGTTGGTTTCATCACCGTTATGATCTCCAACTTCATCTACATCAAGATCCATGACCGTGGCATCTGGAACGATGAAAAGGACGTAAACCACAGCTCGAACGTAGCACAGGAACTGGTCGCTGCCCACAAGGCGCAGGACCCCAACAAGCCCATGCCCGGCATGTTCGCTTCTCTGCTGCCCATCATCATCCCGGTTATCTGCATTCTGTTCGGTACGCTGGGCGGCGCTCTGTTTGAAGAACCGCCGGTTATCTGCACCTTCCTCGGCGACAAGCTGATCGCCATGCTGCTCGGTACCCTGGGCGCTTATCTGGTCAGCCTGCCCTACATCGGCCGCGACAACTTTGAAAAGTCTGCTGGCGAAGCGCTCAAGAGCGCAGGCGTTGTTCTGCTCATCACCGGTGCGGGCGGTTCGTTCGCTTCGGTTATCACGGCGACCGGCATCGGTGACGTCATCGTTGGCCTGCTGGGCACCGACACCACTTCGGTCCTCCCGGCCATGTTCCTGGCATACGGCATCGGCATGATCTTCCGTGTGGCACAGGGTTCGGGTACGGTTGCTGGTATGACCTCCATGGGCATCATGGCGACCATTGCCCCGGCCATCGGCTGCCATCCGGTATGGATCGCACTGGCTTGCCTGTCGGGCGGTAACTCCATCGGCCACGTCAACGACTCCGGTTACTGGGTTGCGACCAACATGTCCGGCCTGACCGTGACCGGCGGTCTGAAGACCTACACCCTGGGTTCCTTTATCTCCTCGGTATGTATCTTCGTGCTGGCGATCATCGGCGCCCTGGTTATTCCGCTGTAA
- a CDS encoding UxaA family hydrolase, giving the protein MRNAMIIDGKDNVVVAIEPISKGDTVTYLCDGAEQSLPALEDIIIYHKLAAHDIAKGEPVVKYGEHIGVATCDIRAGEHVHVHNVEGRRENLEEKE; this is encoded by the coding sequence ATGCGTAATGCCATGATCATCGATGGTAAGGACAATGTCGTCGTCGCCATCGAACCGATCTCCAAGGGGGACACGGTCACCTACCTGTGTGACGGTGCCGAACAGTCCCTTCCTGCTCTGGAGGATATCATCATCTATCACAAGCTGGCTGCCCACGATATTGCCAAGGGGGAACCTGTGGTAAAGTATGGGGAACATATCGGCGTAGCCACCTGTGACATCCGGGCCGGCGAGCATGTCCATGTGCACAACGTGGAAGGCCGCCGCGAAAACCTGGAAGAGAAAGAATAA
- a CDS encoding UxaA family hydrolase, which yields MTFYGYRRPDGRVGVRNKVLILPASVCASDTTRIIAQQVVGTVTFSNQLGCSQVASDQQYTMDVMAGYAANPNVYGTVVVSLGCENCQMDLVVKAIQERTNKPIRQVIIQEAGGTIKAVDQGVRYAKELVEEASLLQKEEFPISELILGTECGGSDPTSGLAANVLIGELSDRLVAAGGTSILSETTELIGAEHILARRAANKEVHDRIFEIVHRYEKALQLVGEEVREGNPSPGNKAGGITTLEEKSLGCIHKGGHSPINAVYDYAKQVTPKSGLVIMDTPGNDPSSVAAMVAGGAQVVVFSTGRGSPTGNPIAPVIKITGNRITFANMEDNIDVDASPIIYGGDLKQLGDDLLKLMADVASGKQTKAESLGFTEMAIARVCNFV from the coding sequence ATGACTTTTTATGGCTACCGTCGGCCGGATGGCCGCGTAGGCGTTCGCAACAAAGTGCTGATCCTGCCCGCCAGCGTCTGCGCCTCCGACACCACCCGCATCATTGCCCAGCAGGTGGTCGGTACGGTCACCTTCAGCAACCAGCTTGGTTGTTCGCAGGTGGCATCGGACCAGCAGTATACGATGGATGTCATGGCCGGTTATGCGGCCAACCCCAACGTATACGGCACGGTCGTCGTTTCCCTGGGCTGCGAAAACTGCCAGATGGATCTGGTGGTCAAAGCCATTCAGGAACGCACCAACAAGCCCATCCGGCAGGTCATCATTCAGGAGGCCGGCGGCACGATCAAGGCGGTCGACCAGGGCGTGCGCTACGCCAAGGAACTGGTCGAAGAAGCATCGCTCCTGCAAAAGGAAGAGTTCCCGATTTCGGAGCTGATCCTGGGCACCGAATGCGGCGGTTCTGACCCGACCAGCGGTCTGGCGGCCAATGTGCTCATCGGTGAACTGAGCGACCGTCTGGTTGCCGCAGGCGGTACTTCCATCCTGTCGGAAACCACCGAACTGATCGGTGCCGAACACATTCTGGCCCGCCGTGCGGCGAACAAGGAAGTCCATGACCGGATTTTCGAGATCGTTCACCGCTACGAAAAAGCGCTGCAGCTGGTCGGCGAGGAAGTGCGCGAGGGCAACCCCTCGCCCGGCAACAAGGCCGGCGGCATCACCACGCTCGAAGAGAAGTCGCTCGGCTGCATCCACAAGGGCGGTCATAGCCCGATCAATGCCGTGTACGATTATGCCAAGCAGGTCACGCCGAAAAGTGGCCTGGTCATTATGGACACGCCGGGCAATGACCCGTCGTCGGTTGCTGCGATGGTAGCAGGCGGCGCACAAGTTGTCGTCTTCTCGACTGGTCGGGGCTCCCCGACTGGCAACCCCATCGCGCCGGTCATCAAGATCACCGGCAACCGCATCACCTTCGCCAACATGGAGGACAACATCGACGTAGATGCTTCTCCGATCATCTATGGCGGGGACCTTAAGCAGCTGGGCGACGATCTGCTCAAGCTGATGGCCGATGTGGCCAGCGGCAAGCAGACCAAGGCCGAATCGCTGGGCTTTACCGAAATGGCCATTGCCCGCGTCTGCAACTTTGTATAA
- the nifJ gene encoding pyruvate:ferredoxin (flavodoxin) oxidoreductase: MKKNYAVMDGNTAAAHVAYAFTEVAAIYPITPSSPMAEKVDEWSAKGRKNLFGSTVDVIQMQSEAGAAGTCHGSLQAGALTTTFTSSQGLMLMIPAMYAMGGQFLPNVMHIASRVVTSNHHSIFGDHTDFMTCRTTGYAMLMSSSPQEAMDLGAVAHLSAIHEKYAFMHCFDGFRTSHEMQRIEALDYEDLRGLVDYEAIKDFRRNALNPEHPTNRGNNVNPDIYFQCKEGANVKSASVPATVQHYMDKISELTGRDYKLFNYYGAPDAEEVVVVMCSASEALKETVDYLNAHGRKVGMVQIHLYRPFSVPHFSAAIPATCKKIAVLDRSKEVGSVGEPVYLDVCTALNQAGRTDIQIVGGRYGLSSKDTTPGQLIAVYDNLQKETPKNSFTIGINDDVTHTSLDYTEVEMAHPGQVSCKLWGLGGDGTVGANKNAITTIGLTANKYAQAYFSYDSMKSGGLTQSHLRFGDEPIRSTYLVSAADFVAVHAPTYVSKYDTTEDLKEGGIYLLNCAWSVDELETRLPAKVKRDLARKHAQFYIIDAAKLAGEIGLGKRTNSILQAAFFALTKVIPLDVAVEDMKKNNYNSYFKKAGQKIVDLNNQAVDVGISAAVKVDIPASWADAVDAPVAEIEATPFVKDIVLPMDRQQGDKLPVSVFQKHGVLDGTWENGTSAYSKRGVATKVPKWDGSKCAQCNRCAATCPHAAIRPVLLTAEEKAGVPASFETVPAKGLGKDAPAYEYRVQISPYDCLGCGVCLTACPVEGALTMTSFEEMKPEQENFDKVAMNEKYLKPDVISDKNMKSIQFSKPYFQFSAACAGCAETTYIKLVSQLVGDHMYIGNAAGCSSAYSGGAPILPYCKDNRGFGPAWEHSLFEDNAEFAFGFYHAQDSIRKEILIRLEALEQAGVAVDAIQDYTANWNDREKSRAVSDALIAALEKAEKTADVEFVLDNKEYLAKKSVWAIGGDGWAYDIGFGGIDHVLAQNQDVNLLVLDTEVYSNTGGQSSKATPAAAVAKFASGGKEIAKKDLGAIFMNYGYVYVAQVAIGYDQAQTLKAIREAEAYPGPSIIIAYCPCLEQHIKAGMGCSQTEMKKAVECGYWQLYRYDPRLVAEGKNPFQLDSPEPDTSKLMDYLMGENRFASLKNNFPARADALYEKTIADVKARYAKYRKLAQDPT; the protein is encoded by the coding sequence ATGAAAAAAAATTATGCCGTTATGGACGGCAATACGGCTGCGGCCCATGTGGCCTATGCGTTCACCGAAGTAGCAGCCATTTATCCGATCACCCCTTCTTCGCCGATGGCGGAAAAGGTGGATGAATGGTCGGCTAAGGGCCGTAAGAACCTGTTTGGCTCCACGGTGGATGTCATCCAGATGCAGTCGGAAGCCGGCGCAGCCGGTACCTGCCACGGCTCCTTGCAGGCGGGCGCTCTGACCACGACCTTTACGTCGTCCCAGGGCCTGATGCTGATGATCCCGGCCATGTACGCCATGGGCGGCCAGTTCCTGCCCAACGTTATGCACATCGCATCGCGCGTGGTCACTTCCAACCACCACTCGATCTTCGGCGACCACACCGACTTTATGACCTGCCGTACCACCGGTTATGCGATGCTCATGTCCTCCTCTCCTCAAGAGGCGATGGACCTGGGCGCGGTAGCGCATCTGTCGGCCATCCACGAAAAATATGCATTCATGCATTGCTTTGACGGATTCCGTACCTCCCACGAAATGCAGCGCATCGAAGCGCTGGATTATGAGGACCTGCGCGGCCTGGTCGATTACGAGGCCATCAAGGATTTCCGCCGGAATGCCCTCAACCCCGAACATCCGACCAACCGCGGCAACAACGTCAACCCGGACATCTACTTCCAGTGCAAGGAAGGCGCAAACGTCAAGAGCGCTTCGGTCCCGGCGACCGTCCAGCACTATATGGACAAGATCAGCGAACTGACCGGCCGCGATTATAAGCTCTTTAACTACTACGGCGCACCCGATGCCGAAGAAGTCGTTGTTGTCATGTGCTCGGCTTCCGAAGCTCTCAAGGAAACGGTCGATTACCTCAATGCCCATGGCCGCAAGGTCGGTATGGTGCAGATCCACCTGTACCGTCCGTTCTCGGTTCCGCATTTCTCGGCTGCCATCCCGGCAACCTGTAAGAAGATCGCAGTCCTCGACCGCTCCAAGGAAGTGGGCTCGGTCGGCGAACCGGTTTACCTGGACGTCTGCACGGCGCTCAACCAGGCAGGCCGCACCGACATCCAGATCGTTGGCGGCCGTTACGGTCTGTCCTCCAAGGACACCACCCCGGGCCAGCTGATCGCGGTTTACGACAACCTCCAGAAGGAAACCCCGAAGAACAGCTTCACCATCGGCATCAACGACGACGTGACCCATACCTCCCTCGACTACACGGAAGTGGAAATGGCACATCCGGGCCAGGTATCCTGCAAGCTGTGGGGTCTGGGCGGCGACGGCACGGTCGGCGCCAACAAAAATGCCATTACCACCATCGGCCTAACGGCCAATAAATATGCCCAAGCCTATTTCTCTTACGACTCCATGAAATCCGGCGGTTTGACCCAGTCGCACCTGCGCTTTGGTGATGAGCCGATCCGCTCGACCTATCTGGTCTCCGCCGCTGATTTCGTGGCCGTCCATGCACCCACCTATGTCAGCAAGTACGATACCACCGAGGACCTCAAGGAAGGCGGTATCTATCTGCTCAACTGCGCATGGAGCGTAGACGAACTGGAAACCCGTCTGCCGGCCAAGGTCAAGCGTGACCTTGCTCGCAAGCATGCTCAGTTCTACATCATCGACGCCGCTAAGCTGGCTGGCGAAATCGGTCTGGGCAAGCGTACCAACAGCATCCTCCAGGCAGCATTCTTTGCACTGACCAAGGTCATCCCGCTCGATGTTGCGGTCGAGGATATGAAGAAGAACAACTACAACTCCTACTTTAAGAAGGCTGGTCAGAAGATCGTTGACCTGAACAACCAGGCGGTTGATGTCGGTATCAGCGCCGCAGTCAAGGTCGATATCCCGGCAAGCTGGGCGGACGCCGTCGATGCTCCGGTTGCCGAAATTGAGGCTACTCCGTTTGTCAAGGACATCGTGCTCCCGATGGACCGCCAGCAGGGCGACAAGCTGCCGGTATCGGTCTTCCAGAAGCATGGCGTTCTGGACGGCACCTGGGAGAACGGCACTTCGGCTTACTCCAAGCGCGGCGTTGCTACCAAGGTACCCAAGTGGGACGGCAGCAAGTGCGCACAGTGCAACCGTTGTGCAGCTACCTGCCCGCATGCAGCCATCCGTCCGGTGCTGCTGACCGCCGAGGAGAAGGCTGGCGTACCGGCTTCCTTCGAGACCGTACCGGCCAAGGGTCTGGGCAAGGATGCACCGGCATACGAATACCGCGTGCAGATCTCGCCGTATGACTGCTTGGGCTGTGGCGTCTGCCTGACTGCTTGCCCGGTCGAAGGCGCACTGACCATGACTTCGTTCGAAGAAATGAAGCCCGAGCAGGAGAACTTCGACAAGGTTGCGATGAACGAAAAGTATCTGAAGCCGGACGTCATCAGCGACAAGAACATGAAGTCCATCCAGTTCTCCAAGCCGTACTTCCAGTTCTCGGCTGCTTGTGCAGGCTGTGCAGAAACCACCTACATCAAGCTGGTGAGCCAGCTGGTTGGCGACCATATGTACATCGGCAATGCCGCAGGCTGCTCGTCGGCATACAGCGGCGGCGCTCCCATCCTGCCGTACTGCAAGGACAACCGCGGCTTTGGCCCGGCTTGGGAACACTCCCTGTTTGAAGACAACGCCGAATTTGCCTTTGGTTTCTACCATGCGCAGGATTCCATCCGCAAGGAAATCCTGATTCGTCTGGAAGCACTCGAGCAGGCTGGCGTGGCTGTCGATGCCATCCAGGATTACACGGCAAACTGGAACGACCGGGAGAAGTCCCGCGCCGTTTCCGATGCCCTGATTGCAGCGCTTGAGAAGGCGGAAAAGACGGCGGATGTCGAATTCGTTCTGGACAACAAGGAATACCTGGCCAAGAAGTCGGTCTGGGCGATCGGCGGCGACGGCTGGGCTTACGATATCGGCTTTGGCGGTATCGACCATGTACTCGCACAAAATCAGGATGTTAACCTCCTGGTTCTGGATACCGAAGTATACTCCAACACCGGCGGACAGTCGTCCAAGGCGACCCCGGCCGCTGCGGTTGCGAAGTTTGCATCCGGCGGTAAGGAAATCGCCAAGAAGGATCTGGGCGCGATCTTCATGAACTATGGCTATGTGTATGTTGCACAGGTTGCCATTGGTTACGATCAGGCACAGACCCTCAAGGCCATCCGTGAGGCCGAGGCTTATCCGGGTCCGTCCATCATCATCGCGTACTGCCCGTGTCTGGAACAGCACATCAAGGCTGGTATGGGCTGCTCGCAGACCGAGATGAAGAAGGCCGTCGAATGCGGTTACTGGCAGCTGTATCGTTACGATCCGCGCCTGGTAGCCGAAGGCAAGAATCCGTTCCAGCTGGATTCGCCCGAACCGGACACCAGCAAGCTGATGGATTACCTCATGGGTGAAAACCGCTTCGCGTCGCTGAAGAACAACTTCCCGGCACGTGCGGATGCCCTGTATGAAAAGACCATAGCGGACGTCAAGGCGCGGTATGCAAAGTATCGCAAATTGGCGCAAGATCCTACCTAA
- the eno gene encoding phosphopyruvate hydratase, whose product MKGYIEIVDVIGREVMDSRGNPTVEVEVYVEADTGAYMGRAAVPSGASTGIFEACELRDGDKDRYMGKGVLKAVDAVNGEIAEEIIGMNALDQQAIDKAMIALDGTPNKTKLGANAILGVSLAVAKAAAEALGLPLYNYIGGCNAKTLPVPMMNILNGGAHATNNVEIQEFMIMPVSAPSFREALRRCAEVFHTLKKTLKENGTPAAGVGDEGGYAPNLKKDEDALKVIVQAIEEAGYKPGEDFMIAIDAASSEWWNDEEKCYIQPKSGKKMTQKQLVNMWKNFAEKYPIISLEDGMAEEDWEGWDMLTKALGDKIQLVGDDLFVTNVTRLKKGIDLGVANSILIKVNQIGSLTETLDAIQMANRAGYTAVVSHRSGETEDATIADLAVALNAGQIKTGAPSRTDRVAKYNQLLRIEEELGDVAQYLGRDAWFNLKK is encoded by the coding sequence ATGAAGGGTTATATTGAGATCGTTGACGTGATCGGCCGCGAAGTCATGGACTCCCGTGGCAACCCGACCGTTGAAGTTGAGGTTTATGTTGAGGCAGACACTGGCGCATATATGGGCCGTGCAGCGGTTCCGTCTGGCGCTTCCACCGGTATTTTCGAAGCTTGCGAACTGCGTGACGGCGACAAGGACCGTTACATGGGCAAGGGCGTTCTGAAGGCAGTTGACGCTGTCAATGGCGAGATCGCAGAAGAGATCATCGGCATGAACGCACTCGACCAGCAGGCGATCGACAAGGCAATGATCGCACTCGACGGCACCCCGAACAAGACCAAGCTGGGCGCAAACGCAATCCTGGGCGTATCGCTGGCAGTTGCAAAGGCTGCTGCAGAAGCACTGGGCCTGCCGCTGTACAACTACATCGGCGGCTGCAATGCGAAGACCCTGCCGGTTCCGATGATGAACATCCTGAACGGTGGCGCACATGCAACCAACAACGTAGAAATTCAGGAATTCATGATCATGCCGGTATCGGCTCCGTCCTTCCGCGAAGCTCTGCGCCGTTGCGCTGAGGTATTCCACACCCTCAAGAAGACCCTGAAGGAAAATGGCACTCCGGCTGCTGGCGTCGGCGACGAAGGCGGCTATGCTCCGAACCTGAAGAAGGATGAGGATGCTCTGAAGGTTATCGTTCAGGCAATCGAAGAAGCTGGCTACAAGCCGGGCGAAGACTTCATGATCGCCATCGACGCTGCTTCCTCCGAATGGTGGAACGACGAAGAGAAGTGCTACATCCAGCCGAAGTCTGGCAAGAAGATGACCCAGAAGCAGCTGGTTAACATGTGGAAGAACTTCGCTGAGAAGTATCCGATCATCTCTCTGGAAGACGGCATGGCCGAAGAGGACTGGGAAGGCTGGGATATGCTGACCAAGGCTCTGGGCGACAAGATCCAGCTGGTTGGCGACGATCTGTTCGTAACCAACGTAACCCGTCTGAAGAAGGGCATCGACCTGGGCGTTGCAAACTCCATCCTGATCAAGGTAAACCAGATCGGTTCTCTGACCGAGACTCTGGACGCTATCCAGATGGCAAACCGCGCTGGTTACACAGCAGTTGTATCGCATCGTTCGGGCGAAACCGAGGATGCTACCATCGCAGACCTGGCTGTTGCACTGAACGCTGGCCAGATCAAGACCGGTGCACCGAGCCGTACCGACCGTGTTGCAAAGTACAATCAGCTGCTCCGCATCGAAGAGGAACTGGGCGATGTAGCACAGTACCTGGGCCGCGATGCTTGGTTCAACCTGAAGAAGTAA